The nucleotide sequence CTGAAGCTGCCCCGGTTCCGCAGAGTGTCCCGGGCTATCGCCATCAGGCGGCAGCCCGGTACTTCTTTTCGTAGTTGGCGGGCGATTCGTAGTCGAGCGCGGAGTGCCGCCGGTGTGGATTGTACCAACCCTCGATGAATTCGAAGAGGGCCATCCGCGCCTCTGCCTGCGAGCGAAGACTACGACGGCCTAGCAGCTCGCATTCGAGCGTGGCGAAGAAGCTCTCGCACATGGCGTTATCGTAGGCATCCCCCACGCTGCCCATGGAGGGACGCACGCCGGCTTCCCGGCAGCGCAGTCCGAAGGCTACCGAGGTGTATTGGGTGCCCTGGTCCGAGTGGTGGATGACGCCAGTGGGGCGCCTTTGCCGCAAGGCCATCTCGAGCGCTTGCAGGACAAGCTCAGTTCGCAGGTGAGTAGCCATGGCCCAGCCGACGATTTTGCGGCTCCAGACATCCATCACCACGGCCAGGTAGAGGAATCCACCCCAGGTGGGCACGTACGTAATATCGGCGACCCAGACTTGGTCTGGCCCGGGCGCCTCGAATCGGCGGTCGACCAGGTCCGGAGCCGGACGCACCCGCTCGTCCCGTATCGTCGTGGTGCATGCTGTGCGTTGGCTCACCCCCTGTAGGTTGGCTGCACGCATCAGGCGCGCGACGCGTTTGCGGCCGATGCAGACGCCTTCGGCGGCCAGCTCCGCATGGATGCGGGGGGCCCCGTACGTCTGTCGGCTCCTGGCGTGAATGGCGCGGATGCGCTCAACCAGCTGGGCGTCGGCCACGGCGCGCTTGGAGGGCAGCCGCGTAAGCCAGGCATGATAGCCGCTCTCGGAGACGCCCAGCACCCGGCAGAGAGTGGAAACGGCGTGGACGGCCTGATTCGCCCTCACGAGTCGGTACGCCGCTTGGGCGTCGCCGCGGCCTCCTGAGCGAACCAGGCCGCAGCTTTTTTTAGGATATCGCGCTCCTCCCGCAGCGTGCGTACCTCGCGTCTCAGCTTCTCCAACTCAGCCTTCTCGTCCGCGCCGAGGCCGGGCTTGGGGGCACTGCTGGGAGTACCTCCTGAATGCTTGCTCCAGTTGCGGATGCTCTGCTCGGTACATCCGAACTCGGATGCCAGGCTCTTCAACGACCGGCCGGACCGGTGCAGCTCAACAATGCGTTGCCGGAACTCCGAGTCGTACGGGGGACGTGTCTTCGGCATCGTGGGGTCCTTTTCGCACAGCGAGTAGGACTCCGCGAAAACGGGGCAACTTCAACTGAGGGACCTTGAGCACCGCTTTGTGGTGGATCTCGTAAACGGCCTCGCGGACATCTATGCCCGCGTCAAGACTGGCAAGCTTGATCGGTCGGCATTCCAGGAAGCAGTCGAGGACCACTTCTTCGCCTTCGGCATCCGCCAGTTGAACAGGCGCAGCCTGCAGTACCTGACGAAGGTGGAGTTCATCTCGGAGCGCGGTGGCCCGGTGAACTTCGCCGCAGAGGCCGTCGAGTCGGTGCTCGGAACAGGTGCCAGCGCCCGCTCCATCTTCGAGTGGCGCAAGGCGGGCGGGCGCCCGAATCACGGCCATCGCGAACGGCGGCGGCA is from Myxococcus virescens and encodes:
- a CDS encoding IS3 family transposase (programmed frameshift) — encoded protein: MPKTRPPYDSEFRQRIVELHRSGRSLKSLASEFGCTEQSIRNWSKHSGGTPSSAPKPGLGADEKAELEKLRREVRTLREERDIPKKSCGLVRSGGRGDAQAAYRLVRANQAVHAVSTLCRVLGVSESGYHAWLTRLPSKRAVADAQLVERIRAIHARSRQTYGAPRIHAELAAEGVCIGRKRVARLMRAANLQGVSQRTACTTTIRDERVRPAPDLVDRRFEAPGPDQVWVADITYVPTWGGFLYLAVVMDVWSRKIVGWAMATHLRTELVLQALEMALRQRRPTGVIHHSDQGTQYTSVAFGLRCREAGVRPSMGSVGDAYDNAMCESFFATLECELLGRRSLRSQAEARMALFEFIEGWYNPHRRHSALDYESPANYEKKYRAAA